GAAGAGGCGAATATGATGAATCTCGAACGGAACGAAGGATTGAGGGGGTGGGTTGTGGTCGCCGCTTGAAAAACAAGACTGGGTGTGTGTAGAAACGGCTCTCAAGTCTTCAACTACCGAGTTGTACACACTTCTACTTCATTTTCCTTCCTTCTCTGTTTTTAGCTTTTTATTTATTTGTCTTATATGATTCTTGTATGCACGTGTATTTACATGGTCATCTTCAATAAAAGGCTAAGGGCTTGATATAGCCCAAATTTTGAGCAAAACCAACTCTAATGGGAGGCTATGCTATACCAAAAATGAGTTTTAAGGGGCTATAGTGCCAAGGGCTGTGTTACATTTAGCCCTTTGCATAGCAGCTGCTAAAGGAACGTGTGCTCTACAAGTGCTGGCCAAATTTTCTCAATTAAACAGATCAATGGCTAAGATTAAGGAAGGGCGAGGTCAACATGATGATGTTTAAATCTATAGCCCTTACGGTCGGAGATGGTCAAAATGATAACTCTCACTATTCATGTAAATAGATCAATGGCTGAGATTAACAAAGGGTGTGGTCAGCATGATGGTGTTTAAATCTATAGCCTTTACAGTTGAAGATGGTCAAAATTATAACTCTCACTATTCATGTAAATAGTGATTTTCAGGGGCCAAAATTTAGCTTGGGGTCTATTTTAGCTCCTTTCCATTGGAGATGGCCTTATATGATTACATCTTTTGGGTCAAATATGAAATATCTAACCATATCTGTGTAGCATACATCAAGCTATGAACCGTTCGATCGTCTTGAATTCATAGCAGCTAAACCCGTTGTATTTAGCAAAATTCAAGACGATTGGACGGTTCATGACTTGATGCATGCTGCACACATATGTATAGAATCTAAACCCGTTGCATTTAGCCTAATATTTTCTATTTTGGTGAGAACTTTTTACTTGATAGGTTAGTTTGGTAGAAGCATGCTAAGCTGCGAGTATGCATAAAAGGCAGATGATAGTTCATACAATCTTTACTGGACATGCTGGACATGAAATAATCAATTAATTTAGAAATGGCTCCATTGTTTAATTTTTAGCTTAAGCAAAAGGATAAAACAAAAGATAACACCATAGAACAATTGCATACATATAGCTTTTTATCAAACTGAAAAACCAAAGAGGAGAACTGAAAAATCACTGAACTGAAATTTTGGACGTTTTCCAGTTTCCTTTGTGGAAGTTACATGATATATTTTTCTAGAGACTGAGTGTGTATTATCAAAACTATGGCAATCAGTACATTTAACTATACCAATCAAGAAAGAGAATGGAAAACGTAAGTACAAACAGGAAGAGCAGAAGAAAGGTCCTGCTGCTGGTATTTCGCTGGATTGCTTTGGAAAGCTCTTTGTTGCCGAGATCTACATTGTGTGTGGCTTCAACTGCCTGTTGGAGTTGCACAGAGATCATTAGCAGTAAATCTTTACAATGCACACTTATGCCTTTATACAAGATTCAACCATAAACCACTGATAAGTAACACTCTGGGAAAAGAAACAGTGGGAGAATGTAGCAAACATAAATCATGAAGCAACACGTATCAGATATCCACTCACTTGGTCATAAAGTTGTTCTATTTGTTCACGTTGTTGCAGAACATGTGTAGACATAAGGTGATTTAGTGCAGACATTTCAACCATCTTATTTTCAGTTTCTTGAACTGCATCTAGAAGGCTGGTCAGCTCTACCTGCATTTCATAGCAAGGACAACAATACATAAACTGTAAGCAACTTTATGTGCTTGTAGGTTTGTATCTTAAAACGTAATGGAGCTAAGATGAACAGCTGATGACCTGAAGGGCGCGTGTTTCATCATCCAAAAGCTGTTGTTGGACCGTTAGAGACTGCGCCTGATATGCTTCAGGTTCCCTGACCTCTAAATTGTTAGAACTGGAGGTATCTTCGGATTCTTTTTTTGGAATCCGGTTAAGTTTTCTTCTTGGCGTTGCTCTGCTAAAGGTATCTTGGAAGCGTATGGATCTTAGCTGATCATACCGGGACGTGACAGAATGGAGTCTCTCACTTAAAATCAAAACCTACAGATTTGAGCACATGCATCAGAGAAACTTAAATAACCATGATGGCATTCAACCCCTGACTTGACGAATATAAAATACCTGCTTGCTTGCCAGGATATTAACAACTTTCCCAATAATATAGCCTAGGAAAAATTAGCTTAAAAAAGAACAAAAACTGGATGATTTCCCTATCCAATCGAATCGGGCAAAAAAGGTAAGGTTTCTGAGTACTTAGGCTGGCTTATGTGCACAACAGACTATAGTATAAATGGACATATTCATATAACATGAGAAAGAATCATACCACACCATGCTTGTGTGCTATAGTGTCAGCATTAGAGTGATCCACCCTAATACCAAGCCAGCCCTTTGACTTTGCCTCGTCATCATTGATGCTATTTTTGAGAACACTAATCTGTTCTTGGCACACTTTAATAAAAGCACTAACCTGCATATAGAGATAGGAGTAAGCACAGAGAAAACCATACAGCTTGATTGGCAAGAATACAGAAATATATTTCACCAAGAAAAATAAAACAATAGCAAACTGAAGTCCAAAAAAACTTTACTGAAGAGCAAACTAAGTCCAGGAATCATGATATATATAAAAGGTAGCAATGACAGTAGAATCAGAGGAATAATTCTACGAATTTTCTGTAACAATATCTATAATCAACAGATGATATCACAATGTCAATTGAGAACTTACTTCCTGCTCAATGCTATCTCTTTCATGTTCAGTGGTGCGATGCCGATCCACATAATCCTTTCGATGTTTCAACATAAACTGTTCCAGAGCTCCAATGCTTTCAAGCTGAGTCATTTATGAAAGTAAATGGATCAAACACTAGCAATCTCCAATATAACTTAATATAAAGTCTATACCAATTCTGAAGAAGAATGTTCACTGAATCAGAGAATTAGACAGTGGATGCATGACATAGCCTAGAAGGGAGTAAAAATGAAAGTTCTGCATTGGATGTCTGAGGATATTGACAGATAGAATACATAAGAATTAAACACACTTCCTTTAGTGTAACAAGTATTGACAATTATTTGCAACCACATACACTTTTTTTTTTTTTCCTTTTTGGGTGATATGCAGCAACGCATAAATTTAAGAATCAGACATGCAAAAAGAAAATATGGATAGCCATATTTGCTTGTCCTCAAGCAGAGTAAAAATATGAATTCTGCAATGAGCATAGCCATATTTGCTTGTCCTCAAGCACAAAGTGAAAATATGAATTCCTTAGTGAGCATGGCCATATTTGCTTGTCCTCAAGCACAGAGTGAAAATATAAATTCTTTAGTGAGCATAGCCATATTTACTTGTCCTCAAACACAGAGTGAGAATATGTAGTGTTTCCCTCTAACGTAACTTAAAGAACAGATATTTAAAAAGGACACGTCCTGCAATAATATAGAGAGTATTGAGGAACACCAAATCGCTCCATGATGCCCATGAACAATATGTCCTGATTTGAAAGCTCACTAAAGATTTTGGTAAATAATTCAACGACTTGGTAGAGGCATATAAATGTTCTATTAAGCCTGATTCTACTATTAGCTAGCTCAGTGACCAAGTAAAGTTTGTTGGGCTGGGTAATTACTTTGTTGATTGCCGCAACTCAAGAGAAGCAGAACACGTATTGCTTATTGGTGGCGCTAACACTGGTGCTTTAGGAAATGCCTACAATTTCTGCTTACGAAAAACAACGTTCAACCGGAACACAGGTATCTCAAGCAACATATGCTCGCCAAGAGAGATTCAGAGTACCAAGCGAAAAATAACGGAAATATGGATATATGGGTAGGCATAAAACTTTCAAAACCAATAGAGTACAACCATTTCCTTGAGAGCAACAATGGTGAAAAGAACCATTCCAACTAATAGTATCGAAACAAAATTAGTTTCTTCATACACTCTTGATTGACACACAGGACATCAAGTCTTATTCGTTAGCTACAGATTCGGATACGACAACTACAGATGCATCAAAACATTGGGTTAAAAGGCAAGGCATTGGGAAGTGTGCAAGAATATGTACCGTTTTGTAAGCAGCGCGGGTGAAAGGTGACCTTTGGCGAGGTGGGTGTATAATGAACTTGGCCATAACCGCTGCCAATTTGGACTGTAAATTTTTGCATAATCAAACACTTGTGATTCAAACTCTTAAAAAAAAAAAAGTAATCTAGAGATTGATTGAAGAAACCTCGTTGTAGCCGGAAGAAATGGCAGCCTGCCGTACTGCGTCTTTGAAATCTTCCATCCTATCTCTGAATTTCGCCATTCTTCAAATTGATATCACACAATTCCGACTATGCCCAACTTCAGAAGGAGTCGAGGACGCAGTGTTCACCTGCGATCTGGTTTTATACTCGTTCCGGGTTCGGGTCTCATGGTCCGACCCGCATGTGACAATGGCTAATGTTTTTTTTTCTTCTTCGTTTTTTTGACAAAAAAAAGAAGAAGAAAGATTTCAAAACAGAAACCCCCTGCCGCAACCTGAACTAAACTGATCCAAGTTAAAAGTATAAGAGCAGAAAAATGAAAGTTTGTTGCACCAATACTAGCAATAGCGTCAGCGACAAAATTTATGAACATATTTTGCTCCACGAATTTGAGCTGATAAATCAAACTCAAGAAGGCGTTATTTGTCAAGAGTTTCTAATGAGCTTTGCTCTCTTTTGGTTGAGTTGCTTGAGTGCAAGCTATCAAAATTTTGATTTTTGGTACTGAAATCTAATTTCGATAATGTTTCAAGGGATCCTATGTTTCAATTTAACTCTTATATTGGTATATTTAAGTACCTGAGCTGCTTTAGGAATATTACTGATTCCATTCTTACGCACTAAACAACGGCAGACTAGCAGTGGTTCGATTCTCATGCCCAAAATGCATTCTCAGTTCTGTGTGGGTTTTCAAATTTAAGTAATACTGAACTTAAATTTTTATAACACAATATGTAGTAAAATACTAAAAAGCTTAAAACAAGGGTGTCATCAGCAGGGACTGAACTACCATACATGCATACATGCTGCATACAATGCATAAGGACACCGGGAAATAAACATCCTACACATCGGCAACGAAAACAAAAGGCCACGAGAGCAAAATGATAGGGCAGTTGGAAATTCACATCAGAAACCTGAGCAGCCTAATGCTCTACAGAGTTACCAAGGTTCCAGTTGATTTAGCAATTAACTTGGACAAGTAGATAAATGGCAGTGTGCTCAAGGCCGCCTTAGCATCTCCATAGCACAAAGTGTACAGAGGATCCAGTGATTGAAGCTTCTAATGACCATACTTCTGAAACTCCCACTCACTGTTATCTGGAACACCAAGACGAACCCCAAAAAGATAGTTAGGAAAAAGCTGATACGCTGAAGGCAAAGAGTGGGAATTAGACTCATAAATCATACCTAATGGGCACACTTGGCGGGTCTTGAGCCATCTACTAATGCAGTGAAAGTGAAATGCATGGTTACAAACACCTGCAACAATAAGATGTTAAGAACCAATATCACAGACCAACAAACAAAATCAGATATAGATTCCACAAGCTTGATACCAGTCATCAGATGCGAGCAATAATCAGTTCAATATACTACGTAAGTACAAGGATCATTTTAACAAGCAACAAAAAGATTCTAGCATGATGACAAGTATCAGTTTCAAACAAAGAAAAGCAGAGACTAATGTCCGTAAACATGGTAAGATACAGCTTTGAGAGCACATATAAAACATATCAAACAAAGAAATTCAAGGACACTAATGCTAGGTAAAATTTGATGATATGATTCTGCAATACCACTACAAGAATCTCCAAAAACAATTTGGGAGATAAAGATCTTAAAAATCAACCATAAAAGTGTTCAGTTCCGCGATTAATGCCATAAACTTCTTTCATCAATGAGCCATAAACTTCTTTCATCAATGAGCCCAGCATGGCTACAAGCATTTAAAACCACCATAATCTGTCCATAATTTGGATCAACAGTTGGTTTAAACATCATCCAAGCATCACTTAGATTCCCACATTTAGCATACATATCAATATGGCAAGAACCCAAGTGAACATCTGATATGTAACCTATTTTCTGAACAACAAGTGCATGGATATTTTGAGCCAAAAGCAAAACACAACGTTAGCACATGCAGAAACAACACTGCTCAGAGAGAATCGATCCACCATAATCTGTCCGCAAAGCATAGAACGGAAAGTTATCAAAGCATATCCATGCTCACCATTACGAACATACCCAGAAACCATTGTACCCCATGATATGAATTCAGTTTTCATCTCGTCACCCGTAAACTTA
Above is a window of Fragaria vesca subsp. vesca linkage group LG7, FraVesHawaii_1.0, whole genome shotgun sequence DNA encoding:
- the LOC101301814 gene encoding syntaxin-81-like, whose amino-acid sequence is MAKFRDRMEDFKDAVRQAAISSGYNESKLAAVMAKFIIHPPRQRSPFTRAAYKTLESIGALEQFMLKHRKDYVDRHRTTEHERDSIEQEVSAFIKVCQEQISVLKNSINDDEAKSKGWLGIRVDHSNADTIAHKHGVVLILSERLHSVTSRYDQLRSIRFQDTFSRATPRRKLNRIPKKESEDTSSSNNLEVREPEAYQAQSLTVQQQLLDDETRALQVELTSLLDAVQETENKMVEMSALNHLMSTHVLQQREQIEQLYDQAVEATHNVDLGNKELSKAIQRNTSSRTFLLLFLFVLTFSILFLDWYS